A region from the Mercenaria mercenaria strain notata chromosome 7, MADL_Memer_1, whole genome shotgun sequence genome encodes:
- the LOC123553821 gene encoding uncharacterized protein LOC123553821, which produces MIRAYKVGYAFNLKMSCMSFLSRAVRFLCCGLVPSTQEELADLSSEPMPVIVTRSEIQDEDEEPTPSLATEWMTDDEPVEVVSLVQPVPSRVGMVFSFSDPTVETSSPVAVEVQLQDVGQAVVEKTCPAFLSVSEPQPTEYVQPRTTDQLLMVQEQPGPVFVAELLPTLTVSFLGPYKELVGADEDGNGDSGRYGVGETFSSSYPTVETSSPVAVEVESQDVGQAVVEETCPVFLSVSEPQPIENALPRTTDQLLMVQEQPGPVFVAELLPTLTFSFLGPYKEQVDVKEHGHRDSGRYTGKTDLEQDDGKSCVGYEGTATAEDDQVVWDRTNVSELVDVGDDGRLDTTYVIESTSEDSVEESLNTTYTLVSLEDRLDRTFTVDTWECLNRTFINDEYTVYFSTDGDEPPVFPPVVDQVSDFDDLLRWYLREWNGDVLRMYPSRTRQKRVMLRY; this is translated from the exons ATGATACGAGCTTATAAAGTCGGTTACGCATTCAATCTGAAAATGTCTTGCATGAGTTTTCTAAGTCGTGCTGTTCGTTTTCTTTGTTGTGGCTTAGTGCCTTCTACACAGGAAGAGCTTGCGGACCTCA GCTCTGAGCCGATGCCTGTCATCGTGACTCGAAGTGAGATCCAGGATGAGGATGAGGAGCCCACTCCTTCCCTGGCCACGGAGTGGATGACAGATGATGAGCCAGTAGAGGTTGTGTCCTTGGTGCAGCCGGTGCCAAGTCGTGTGGGGAtggtattttctttttctgatcCTACAGTTGAGACCTCTTCTCCAGTGGCTGTTGAGGTCCAGCTGCAGGATGTTGGTCAGGCTGTGGTGGAGAAGACTTGCCCTGCTTTCCTGTCTGTGAGTGAGCCACAGCCCACGGAGTATGTTCAGCCTAGAACCACAGACCAGCTCTTGATGGTGCAAGAGCAGCCAGGTCCCGTGTTCGTTGCGGAGTTGCTCCCAACGCTGACCGTTAGTTTCCTTGGCCCATATAAGGAACTAGTTGGTGCGGACGAGGATGGAAACGGGGACTCTGGCAGGTATGGTGTAGGTGAGACATTTTCTTCTTCTTATCCTACGGTTGAGACCTCTTCTCCGGTGGCTGTTGAGGTCGAGTCGCAGGATGTTGGTCAGGCTGTGGTGGAGGAGACATGCCCTGTTTTCCTGTCTGTGAGTGAGCCACAGCCCATAGAGAACGCTCTACCTAGAACCACAGACCAGCTCTTGATGGTGCAAGAGCAGCCAGGTCCCGTGTTTGTTGCAGAGTTGCTCCCAACATTGACTTTCAGCTTCCTTGGCCCATATAAGGAGCAAGTTGATGTTAAGGAGCACGGACACAGGGACTCTGGCAGGTATACAGGTAAAACTGACCTGGAGCAGGATGATGGTAAGAGTTGCGTTGGGTATGAAGGTACAGCTACAGCAGAGGATGACCAGGTTGTTTGGGATCGAACCAATGTCTCGGAGCTGGTTGATGTAGGAGACGACGGCAGATTGGACACTACGTACGTGATAGAATCGACAAGCGAGGACTCTGTGGAGGAGAGTCTGAACACCACGTACACATTAGTGTCGTTGGAGGACAGATTAGATAGGACGTTCACTGTTGACACTTGGGAGTGTTTGAACAGAACGTTCATTAATGATGAGTATACTGTGTATTTCTCAACAGATGGTGATGAACCTCCAGTGTTTCCACCAGTTGTTGATCAGGTCTCTGACTTTGATGATTTGCTTAGGTGGTATCTTAGGGAATGGAATGGTGATGTGCTCAGAATGTATCCGTCAAGAACAAGACAAAAAAGGGTTATGTTAAGATACTGA